The following nucleotide sequence is from Actinomadura graeca.
CGGCCAGCCGCCGCCGCGGCGCCACGGGTCATGTGGCCGGTGTCGCTGCCTGGCCGGGATCTTCCCCGGCCTCCACCTGGTACACACCCGGCCCGAGCTGCCTCGACCGTCGCAACATCGCATCCGCCCAGCCTTCCGGCCACACCGTTCCCCCCGCGCCCCGCGACCAGCGTGTCCACCACAGAAGGACGCCGGTCAGGTCCGCGCCGGTCAGGTTCGCGCCGGTCAGGTTCGCGCCGTTCAGGGTCGCGCCGATGAGGTGCGCGCCGGTCAGGTTCGCGCCGTTCAGGGTCGCGCGGGTCAGGTCCGCGCCGTTCAGGTTCGCGTCGGTCAGGTTCGCGTCGTTCAGGTTCGCGCCGTACAGGCCCGCGTCGGCCAGGGTCGCGTCGGCTGGGAACTCGGGTTTGAGGATCAGGTCCGCGCCGGTCAGGTTCGCGCCGGTCAGGTCTGCGCCGTTCAGGTTCGCGCCGTACAGGTTCGCGCTGATCAGGGTCGCACCGACCAGGTTTGCGCGGGTCAGGTCCGCGCCCCTCAGGTCCGCGCTGGCCAGGTGCGCGCCGTTCAGGTTCGCGCCAGCCAGGTTCACGCCGGCCAGGTACGCGCTGTTCAGGTGCGCGCCGACGAGGTTCGCGCGGGATAAATCCGCGCGGCCCAGCTGCGCGCCGTTCAGGGCGGCGTAGGGGTGGAGGTGATCCCGGGTGATGCCGGGCGCGATCTCCTCGTCGTCCTCATCCACCAGCCGCCACCCGCCGTCCGCCGAAGTCCCTCGCACGCATCCGACCGTAGGGCCCGCGCCGTCCCCGCGCGCACGGCAACCGCCAGTCCCCAGGCGACTCCTGGCGAGGCCAAGACGGCTTAACCGGACAGTACGCCGACTCTGTCCGGTGTCCCGCCCGGCGTTCCCGCAGGTCAGCGCTGCGGCCACCGCTGAGAGTCGTTCCGGACGCGCGCCAGGCACCCCGGAACGGGCCTCGAACGCGTCCGGAATCCCGGTTATCCACAGAACGCGATTCCAGCACTGAGCCGTCCCGCCCGGCGGGAACCTCGGCCCATGACCACCACGACCGCCCCCGCGGGCACGGCCAGGACGACGGCGCGGACGACGGCGCGCCGGACCGACGGCGCCGAGCTGGCCTCCCTCGCCCAGGACCTCGCCGCCAGAGCCCCGCGGAGTACTCGCCGGGCGTCGGGGGGCTGTTGGTCATCGGGGAGTTCGGGCGAGGGCGGCGAGGCGGTCGACCAGGCGGTGGGCGGCGGCCTCGCTGAGCGGGTCGGGCTGTCCGCTGCTCGCAGCGGTGGCGAGGTTGCGGGCGAGCACGACCAGGCGCCGCTCGGCGACCTCGGCCGCACGCCCGCGCCAGCCGTCCGCGGCGTCGGCGTCGGCGTCCGGGGGCGCCTCTGCGAGGCCGGCCGGGGGCGTCCGGTGCGCGGCGCGGCTGGCCGCGACCCGGCACCGCGCACCGCAGTACCGGATCGGGCGCCCCCGGGGCCGCTGCTGGATCGGCGTGCCGCAGTGTGCGCACACCCGGTCCTGGGACTCGCCGCCGCCCATCCCGCCGACCTCCAGATTTCGTAACACCATCGCATGATTTCGTAACACGGTATCGCGTCCTGGCGAGGATGGCGAGGATGCGGAAGGGCCCGCCCCCGGGTGCCGGGGGCGGTGTGAGGAGGAGTGGGGCTGGGGGACCCCCGCGAACGCCCGGGACGTGCACAGCAAGATGGATGATCAGACGTCAGATCGTCCCGGCGGCGCCTGTCGACACCCCCCTCGCAGCGACAGCAGCAAGCACCAGGACCACGCCGAGCGGACGGCGGGCACGGCCAGGACGACGGGCACGGCCGGGGCCGGATGAGAACTTTCTCTACGTCTTCAAGGGCGCCCGCCACGGCGGCCGCCAGGGGCGTCGACGTCCCGCCGGGCTGCGGCCTCTCCGGGCCGGTCCCGCCGGGCCGCCGACGCCCTGCCAGGACGAGGCGTTGCCGGAACTCGCGAACATTCCGCGCGGGCGCACACAACGCGTGTCGTATGCCCGGGCAGGCGCCCCCTCTACCGGAGTAGGGGGGCCGGTAGGCGCCTCCCGCCAGCGCGGTAGGCACCGGTAGAGGGGGCCCGGCGCGCGCCCCAGCCACCCCGTCCAGGCCGGATCCGCAAGGGGGCACGGAGGGGGCACGGAGGGGCGTCCCGGCAGTGGACGCGGCGTCGAATTACACCGGCGACTCGGGGGAGCAAGATATGTCATATGTCTGACTTTCACTGAGATCAGCTGAACCGGGGCCCGCCTCCGACCGGTGGCCGGGAACGCCTCTCCAGTGCCTCGCCGATGCCTCATCGATGCGCCGGGGCGCCCGGCCCGGCCCGGCCGCCCGTGCGCCGCTAGACGCTAGATCGCATGCCCCAGGGCCCATCAGCCGCTAGCGCCGCCGCTAGGTCTAGGGGGCGTGCCGCTAGG
It contains:
- a CDS encoding pentapeptide repeat-containing protein — protein: MRGTSADGGWRLVDEDDEEIAPGITRDHLHPYAALNGAQLGRADLSRANLVGAHLNSAYLAGVNLAGANLNGAHLASADLRGADLTRANLVGATLISANLYGANLNGADLTGANLTGADLILKPEFPADATLADAGLYGANLNDANLTDANLNGADLTRATLNGANLTGAHLIGATLNGANLTGANLTGADLTGVLLWWTRWSRGAGGTVWPEGWADAMLRRSRQLGPGVYQVEAGEDPGQAATPAT